In Rhodoferax koreense, a genomic segment contains:
- a CDS encoding FAD-dependent oxidoreductase encodes MRDPHESDAMTATTLPRWDRETDVLVFGSGAAGMTAALVAAQEGLQVLLCEKAAQLGGTTAISGGEIWLPNSRQSRAIGIEDSVERALAYWNAEAGQAASAEHRRAYLETGPEAIDYLARHSEVRFQAVNPHPDYHQSQPGASIGGRPLGTVAFDGRRLGPDFALLKPARKDFMVFGGMMVSRDDIAALLKPLASFKAFIHSAALVARYLRDRLSHPRGTRLVLGNALVARLLYSLRQKQVGIEVEASLQGLVREGDTVTGAVVRHQGRELRVRARRGVVLATGGFAGNAALRQRYMPGLPIEHALSAEGNVGDALTAACAIGAAVDADMQTPAYWMPASLRKVGDGSVSVFPHIRDRAKPGLIAINAEGRRFVNESASYHDVSLALWAEAARSADAPAWFVCDRAFIRTYGLGMIKPIWQRLGPYEREGYLIKGRTLEQLARRIGVEPAVLAVTVARHNQAADTGTDTAFGKGSNAYNRHYGDAAHAPNPCLAAIAHGPFFAVRVKPAPIGTTVGLQVDTQANVLDTMGRPIAGLYACGNDMASVTRGAYPGPGSTIGPGMVFAYRAMRSLTARAQAARAV; translated from the coding sequence ATGAGAGATCCCCATGAAAGCGATGCCATGACCGCCACCACGCTCCCCCGCTGGGACCGGGAAACCGACGTGCTCGTCTTCGGCAGCGGCGCTGCCGGTATGACGGCCGCACTCGTCGCCGCGCAGGAGGGCCTGCAGGTGCTGCTGTGCGAGAAAGCGGCGCAACTCGGCGGCACCACCGCCATCTCCGGCGGCGAGATCTGGCTGCCCAACAGCCGCCAGAGCCGCGCCATCGGCATCGAGGACAGCGTCGAGCGCGCGCTCGCTTACTGGAACGCCGAGGCCGGACAAGCCGCCTCGGCCGAGCACCGGCGCGCCTACCTCGAAACCGGGCCGGAAGCCATCGACTACCTGGCGCGCCACAGCGAGGTGCGCTTCCAGGCCGTGAACCCGCATCCCGACTACCACCAGAGCCAGCCGGGCGCCTCCATCGGCGGCCGGCCGCTGGGCACCGTGGCCTTCGACGGCCGCCGGCTCGGCCCGGACTTCGCGCTGCTCAAGCCCGCACGCAAGGACTTCATGGTGTTCGGCGGCATGATGGTCTCGCGCGACGACATCGCGGCCCTGCTCAAGCCGCTCGCATCCTTCAAAGCCTTCATCCACAGCGCGGCGCTGGTGGCGCGTTACCTGCGCGACCGGCTCAGCCACCCGCGCGGCACCCGCCTGGTGCTGGGCAACGCGCTGGTGGCGCGCCTGCTCTACAGCCTGCGGCAGAAGCAGGTGGGCATCGAGGTGGAGGCCTCGCTGCAGGGCCTGGTGCGCGAAGGCGATACCGTTACCGGCGCCGTCGTGCGGCATCAAGGCCGCGAGCTGCGCGTGCGGGCGCGGCGCGGCGTGGTGCTGGCCACCGGCGGCTTCGCCGGCAATGCCGCGCTGCGCCAGCGCTACATGCCGGGGCTGCCGATCGAGCATGCCTTGTCCGCCGAAGGCAACGTGGGCGACGCGCTCACCGCCGCCTGCGCCATCGGCGCCGCGGTCGATGCCGACATGCAGACGCCCGCCTACTGGATGCCGGCTTCGCTGCGCAAGGTGGGGGATGGCAGCGTGTCCGTGTTCCCCCACATCCGGGATCGCGCCAAGCCCGGGTTGATCGCCATCAACGCCGAAGGCCGCCGCTTCGTGAACGAGTCGGCCTCGTACCACGACGTTTCCCTGGCGCTGTGGGCTGAAGCTGCGCGCAGCGCCGACGCACCGGCCTGGTTCGTCTGCGACCGCGCCTTCATCCGCACCTACGGGCTGGGCATGATCAAGCCGATCTGGCAGCGCCTGGGGCCCTATGAACGCGAAGGCTACCTCATCAAGGGCCGCACGCTGGAACAGCTGGCACGGCGCATCGGCGTGGAGCCGGCCGTGCTGGCGGTCACGGTGGCGCGCCACAACCAGGCCGCGGACACCGGCACCGACACCGCCTTCGGCAAGGGCAGCAACGCCTACAACCGGCATTACGGCGATGCGGCGCATGCGCCCAACCCGTGCCTGGCGGCGATCGCGCACGGGCCGTTCTTCGCCGTGCGGGTCAAGCCCGCGCCGATCGGCACCACCGTCGGCCTCCAGGTCGACACCCAGGCCAACGTGCTCGACACCATGGGCCGCCCGATCGCCGGGCTCTACGCCTGCGGCAACGACATGGCTTCCGTCACGCGCGGCGCCTATCCCGGCCCCGGCTCCACCATCGGACCGGGGATGGTGTTCGCCTACCGGGCGATGCGCAGCCTGACGGCGCGGGCGCAGGCCGCTCGCGCCGTGTGA
- a CDS encoding ABC transporter ATP-binding protein has protein sequence MASVTLSGIEKNFGDTRVIKGVDIAIGDGEFAVFVGPSGCGKSTLLRMIAGLDDPAAGTIRIGERTVNGLPPKERGVSMVFQTYALYPHMTVKDNMGFGLMIAGTDQSTIGSKVAGAAKILGLDKLLDRLPRQLSGGQRQRVAMGRAMVRDPQVFLFDEPLSNLDAKLRVQMRTEIRALHQRLKTTSIYVTHDQIEAMTMADRIIVLRDGLVEQIGTPAHLYDNPCNTFVATFIGSPSMNLVPGRVHGATATADAGGTLALTANFASLGERRVVLGLRPEHLRVREAGAASGIPCTVKVVEFSGADTLLTCDAQGHMVQALVHDRLLVKTGDAVTLAIEPHLVHVFDEATQARL, from the coding sequence ATGGCATCAGTCACCCTTTCCGGCATCGAGAAAAACTTCGGCGACACCCGCGTCATCAAGGGCGTGGACATCGCCATCGGCGACGGCGAGTTCGCCGTCTTCGTCGGCCCGAGCGGCTGCGGCAAGTCCACGCTGCTGCGCATGATCGCCGGGCTCGACGACCCGGCCGCCGGCACCATCCGCATCGGCGAGCGCACCGTCAACGGCCTGCCACCGAAGGAGCGCGGCGTGTCCATGGTGTTCCAGACCTACGCCCTGTACCCGCACATGACGGTCAAGGACAACATGGGCTTCGGCCTGATGATCGCCGGCACCGACCAGAGCACCATCGGCAGCAAGGTCGCCGGCGCGGCCAAGATCCTCGGCCTGGACAAACTCCTCGACCGCCTGCCGCGCCAGCTCTCCGGCGGCCAGCGCCAGCGCGTGGCCATGGGCCGCGCCATGGTGCGTGACCCGCAGGTGTTCTTGTTCGACGAACCGCTGTCCAACCTCGACGCCAAGCTGCGCGTGCAGATGCGCACCGAGATCCGTGCGCTGCACCAGCGCCTGAAGACCACGTCGATCTACGTGACCCACGACCAGATCGAAGCCATGACCATGGCCGACCGCATCATCGTGCTGCGCGACGGCCTGGTCGAGCAGATCGGCACGCCGGCCCACCTGTACGACAACCCGTGCAACACCTTCGTCGCGACCTTCATCGGCTCACCGTCGATGAACCTGGTGCCGGGCCGCGTCCATGGCGCCACCGCGACGGCAGACGCGGGCGGCACGCTGGCGCTGACGGCCAATTTCGCTTCGCTCGGCGAGCGCCGCGTGGTACTTGGCCTGCGGCCCGAACACCTGCGTGTGCGCGAAGCTGGCGCGGCCAGCGGCATTCCCTGCACCGTCAAGGTGGTCGAATTCAGCGGCGCCGACACGCTGCTGACCTGCGATGCCCAGGGCCACATGGTGCAGGCGCTGGTGCACGACCGGCTGCTGGTGAAAACCGGTGATGCCGTCACCCTGGCCATCGAACCGCACCTGGTGCACGTGTTCGACGAAGCCACGCAGGCGCGTTTGTAA
- a CDS encoding carbohydrate ABC transporter permease: MKKTLDKLLLGVCVILLVSPAISFFLWMLSLAFKNEVDNLAYPPVFIPSPPTFANFVKVFDSGPFFKYLLNSIVVSGLATGIALLIGVPAGYGIARLKAKKLLMVIMIARMTPAISFLIPLFTLFQALGLTGTLAPVIITHLVITVPITVYIVSGYFETLPHELEEAAVVDGCSPWQRFKHIALPLARPGITVAAILAFIFSWNNFIFGAVLAGRETRTLPVAIYNVLTFEQIAWGPLAAAALLVTLPVLLLTLVIQKEIVGGLTAGGVKGG; the protein is encoded by the coding sequence ATGAAAAAAACACTCGACAAACTGCTGCTCGGCGTCTGCGTCATCCTGCTGGTGTCGCCGGCCATCAGCTTCTTCCTGTGGATGCTGTCCCTCGCTTTCAAGAACGAGGTGGACAACCTGGCCTATCCGCCGGTATTCATCCCGAGCCCGCCGACCTTCGCCAACTTCGTGAAGGTGTTCGACAGCGGCCCGTTCTTCAAGTACCTCTTGAACAGCATCGTGGTCTCGGGCCTGGCGACGGGTATCGCGCTGTTGATCGGCGTGCCCGCGGGCTACGGCATCGCGCGGCTCAAGGCCAAGAAGCTGCTGATGGTGATCATGATCGCGCGCATGACACCGGCCATCAGCTTCCTGATCCCGCTGTTCACGCTGTTCCAGGCGCTGGGCCTGACCGGCACGCTGGCGCCGGTGATCATCACCCACCTGGTGATCACGGTGCCGATCACGGTCTACATCGTCTCCGGCTATTTCGAGACGCTGCCGCACGAACTGGAAGAAGCCGCGGTGGTCGACGGCTGCTCGCCCTGGCAGCGCTTCAAGCACATCGCGCTGCCGCTGGCCCGGCCCGGCATCACCGTGGCGGCGATCCTGGCCTTCATCTTCTCGTGGAACAACTTCATCTTCGGCGCGGTGCTGGCCGGGCGCGAGACGCGCACGCTGCCGGTGGCCATCTACAACGTGCTGACCTTCGAGCAGATCGCCTGGGGGCCGCTGGCGGCCGCGGCGCTGCTGGTCACGCTGCCGGTGTTGCTGCTGACGCTGGTGATTCAAAAAGAGATCGTCGGTGGCTTGACCGCCGGCGGCGTCAAGGGCGGCTGA
- a CDS encoding carbohydrate ABC transporter permease: MRKISPFIWFIVPAVIVIVAVIVFPWLFTLWMSLFDWKIGSVPRFAGLSNYAELATNTRFLESIAHTLIFTALAVAAPLVLGTAAALVFHQEFPMRGFLRGAFVLPMMATPVAIALVWVMMFHPQQGVLNYLLSLVGIGPSEWVYSPRLAIACLVLVDIWQWTPLVMLIVLGGMASLPADPFEAALMEGASRWQTFRYVTLPMLLPFILVAGVVRMIDALKTFDTIYVITQGGPGTASETINIYLYLQAFSFYQIGKSSAVVVVFFVLVVALSMLLFWLRERSKYYE, from the coding sequence ATGCGGAAAATTTCGCCTTTCATCTGGTTCATCGTGCCGGCCGTGATCGTCATCGTCGCGGTGATCGTCTTCCCCTGGCTGTTCACGCTGTGGATGAGCCTGTTCGACTGGAAGATCGGCTCCGTGCCGCGCTTCGCCGGCCTCTCCAACTATGCCGAGCTGGCCACCAACACCCGGTTTCTCGAATCCATCGCGCACACGCTGATCTTTACCGCGCTGGCCGTGGCCGCGCCGCTGGTGCTGGGCACCGCCGCGGCCCTGGTGTTCCACCAGGAATTCCCGATGCGCGGCTTCCTGCGCGGTGCCTTCGTGTTGCCGATGATGGCCACGCCGGTGGCGATCGCGCTGGTGTGGGTGATGATGTTCCACCCGCAGCAGGGCGTGCTCAACTACCTGTTGTCGCTGGTGGGCATCGGCCCGAGCGAATGGGTGTATTCGCCGCGCCTGGCCATCGCCTGCCTGGTGCTGGTCGACATCTGGCAGTGGACGCCGCTGGTGATGCTGATCGTGCTCGGCGGCATGGCCTCGTTGCCGGCCGACCCTTTCGAAGCCGCGCTGATGGAAGGCGCCAGCCGCTGGCAGACCTTCCGCTACGTCACGCTGCCGATGTTGCTGCCCTTCATCCTGGTGGCCGGCGTGGTGCGCATGATCGACGCGCTCAAGACCTTCGACACCATCTACGTGATCACCCAAGGTGGCCCCGGCACCGCGTCGGAAACCATCAACATCTACCTCTACCTGCAGGCGTTCTCGTTCTACCAGATCGGCAAGTCATCGGCCGTTGTCGTGGTGTTCTTCGTACTGGTGGTGGCGCTGTCGATGCTGCTGTTCTGGCTGCGCGAGCGTTCCAAATACTACGAGTGA
- a CDS encoding dihydrodipicolinate synthase family protein encodes MTHAIEGLWPALLMPFQPDGQLDLPRTIAHAKRMMAAGSDGVTLFGTTGEGLAFSVAERKRVLEAVLAAGITPDQVITTTTACALEEAIDLGRHAIALGVKRQLYMPPFFFNHPRDAGVVECVSQVIQGIGNDSLQMLLYHFPSLANVGFSHTAIAELVRRHPKQVIGVKDSSGDLEHSLGLVKAFPALSIFVGSEPHIAPVMRAGGSGSVNGMANVAPHLLRRIISSPQTVSKADEQLVLDLLRLMTVLPGMPFVSAYKVGLAEQMGDDVWLNVRAPLTKLEPEEEKAVREVYRATNQSFDTI; translated from the coding sequence TTGACCCATGCCATCGAAGGCCTTTGGCCCGCATTGCTGATGCCGTTCCAACCGGACGGCCAGCTCGACCTTCCCCGCACCATCGCCCACGCCAAACGCATGATGGCCGCGGGCAGCGACGGCGTCACGCTGTTCGGCACCACGGGCGAAGGCCTGGCCTTCAGTGTGGCCGAGCGCAAGCGGGTGCTCGAAGCGGTGCTGGCCGCCGGCATCACGCCCGACCAGGTCATCACCACCACCACGGCCTGCGCGCTCGAGGAGGCCATCGACCTCGGCCGCCACGCGATCGCGCTCGGCGTGAAGCGCCAGCTCTACATGCCGCCGTTCTTCTTCAACCATCCGCGCGATGCGGGTGTGGTCGAATGCGTGAGCCAGGTCATCCAGGGCATCGGCAACGACAGCCTGCAGATGCTGCTCTACCACTTTCCGTCGCTGGCCAACGTGGGCTTCTCGCACACGGCCATCGCCGAGCTGGTGCGCCGCCATCCGAAACAGGTGATCGGCGTGAAGGACAGCTCGGGCGACCTCGAACATTCGCTCGGTCTGGTGAAGGCTTTCCCCGCGTTGTCGATCTTCGTCGGCTCCGAGCCGCACATCGCGCCGGTGATGCGTGCTGGCGGCTCGGGTTCGGTCAACGGCATGGCGAACGTGGCACCACACCTGCTGCGCCGCATCATCTCTTCGCCGCAGACCGTGTCCAAGGCCGACGAACAACTGGTGCTCGACCTGCTGCGCCTGATGACCGTGCTGCCCGGCATGCCTTTCGTCAGCGCCTACAAGGTCGGCCTGGCCGAGCAGATGGGCGACGACGTCTGGCTCAACGTGCGTGCACCGCTGACCAAACTCGAGCCCGAAGAAGAAAAAGCCGTGCGCGAGGTGTACCGCGCGACGAATCAGAGCTTCGACACCATCTAA
- a CDS encoding GMC family oxidoreductase → MATNPGDDAGTFDFVVVGAGTAGCVLANRLSASGRHSVLLLEAGGEDRNPWIGVPLGTGKVFNNRALNWNYQGEPEPALAGRRMFQPRGKVLGGSGAINGLIYTRGHRDDFDGWARAGCTGWAYEDVLPWFMRAEDQARGADRFHGVGGPLSVSGPIYRHALADAFIAGAAELGHAVNPDFNGASQEGAGYFQYTIRKGRRSSPASAYLRPARQRRNLTVLTGALAHRVVFDGRRASGVVFEQQGRRRTAHARGEVVLCGGAFNSPQLLQLSGIGPGALLQELGIAVLHDSARVGENYQDHFGLRMAWRCTRPITLNDQVGSFWRRMAMGARYVFTRTGYMASPGILAGLFARSRPELAAPDLELVLSLWTMVQGDLNKARMIDPFSAFGIVIEDLQQQGRGWVRLQSPDPRVAPRILSNLFSTGRDQRTIVQAVRLARALFASAALRPFAGAELQPGPEVRSDEDIVDYARHNGFGLYHPAGTCAMGPREDDVLDPRLRVRGVQGLRVADASVMPAITRANIQAAVGMIGEKAAAMVLEDHA, encoded by the coding sequence ATGGCGACCAATCCGGGTGACGATGCAGGAACGTTCGACTTCGTGGTGGTGGGCGCCGGCACGGCGGGTTGCGTGCTGGCCAACCGGCTCAGCGCCTCCGGCCGGCACTCGGTGCTGCTGCTCGAAGCCGGCGGCGAAGACCGCAATCCCTGGATCGGTGTGCCGCTGGGCACGGGCAAGGTCTTCAACAACCGCGCGCTGAACTGGAACTACCAGGGCGAGCCCGAGCCGGCGCTGGCCGGCCGGCGCATGTTCCAGCCGCGTGGCAAGGTGCTCGGGGGTTCCGGCGCCATCAACGGCCTGATCTACACCCGCGGCCACCGCGACGACTTCGACGGCTGGGCGCGGGCCGGCTGCACGGGCTGGGCCTACGAGGACGTGCTGCCGTGGTTCATGCGCGCAGAGGACCAGGCGCGCGGCGCCGACCGCTTCCATGGTGTGGGCGGCCCGCTGTCGGTCTCCGGCCCGATCTACCGGCATGCGCTGGCCGACGCCTTCATCGCCGGCGCGGCCGAACTGGGCCATGCGGTCAATCCCGATTTCAACGGCGCCAGCCAGGAAGGCGCGGGCTACTTCCAGTACACCATCCGCAAGGGCCGGCGTTCGAGCCCGGCCTCGGCCTACCTGCGTCCCGCGCGACAGCGGCGCAACCTGACGGTGCTCACCGGCGCGCTCGCGCACCGCGTGGTGTTCGACGGGCGGCGCGCCAGCGGCGTCGTCTTCGAGCAGCAGGGCCGCCGGCGCACGGCCCACGCGCGGGGTGAGGTCGTGCTCTGTGGCGGCGCCTTCAATTCGCCGCAGTTGCTGCAGTTGTCGGGCATCGGCCCGGGCGCGCTGCTGCAGGAGCTGGGCATCGCGGTGCTGCACGACAGCGCCCGCGTGGGCGAGAACTACCAGGACCACTTCGGCCTGCGCATGGCCTGGCGCTGCACGCGGCCCATCACGCTCAACGACCAGGTCGGCAGCTTTTGGCGGCGCATGGCCATGGGAGCGCGCTACGTCTTCACCCGCACGGGCTATATGGCGTCGCCGGGCATCCTCGCCGGGCTGTTCGCGCGCTCCCGGCCCGAACTGGCCGCGCCCGATCTCGAACTCGTGCTTTCGCTCTGGACCATGGTGCAGGGCGACCTGAACAAGGCCCGCATGATCGATCCCTTCTCCGCCTTCGGCATCGTCATCGAAGACCTGCAGCAGCAGGGCCGTGGCTGGGTGCGGCTGCAGAGCCCGGACCCGCGGGTGGCGCCCCGGATCCTGTCCAACCTGTTCTCCACCGGGCGCGACCAGCGGACGATCGTCCAGGCGGTGCGGCTGGCGCGCGCGCTCTTCGCCTCGGCGGCGCTACGCCCCTTCGCCGGTGCCGAGTTGCAACCCGGCCCCGAGGTGCGCAGCGACGAGGATATCGTCGACTACGCGCGGCACAACGGCTTCGGCCTGTACCACCCCGCAGGCACCTGCGCCATGGGGCCCCGCGAGGACGACGTGCTCGACCCGCGCCTGCGCGTGCGCGGGGTGCAGGGCTTGCGCGTGGCCGATGCCTCGGTCATGCCGGCCATCACCCGCGCCAACATCCAGGCCGCCGTCGGCATGATCGGCGAGAAGGCCGCGGCGATGGTGCTCGAAGACCACGCATGA
- a CDS encoding LysR family transcriptional regulator, with the protein MKLSGLKAFVAAVEEGSLRAAARRLGLSQPAVTRLVRELEVELSASLFTRTTVGVAPTAQGKALHARALAIQREIGAAVDEINQLGGHFTGELNVGAMPLAVMLLMPETLRTFSAEFPQVQIRLSEELYFSQLQKLRMDQMDVAVCTMPEGLPLGEFIVEELITTCTVVVVRRGSPLAQAKSLGALAGAKWVYTGPAGASGYAQLFFAQHGLPAPPVGAVVNSTLGLLALVGGGDFVGLMPRHLIGDRMFEHLLEVVPLKEAGVPMKVCAIARNDASVSPVVRHFMAHLHRAAHQLAQPRPAI; encoded by the coding sequence ATGAAGTTGTCTGGGCTGAAAGCTTTCGTGGCCGCCGTGGAAGAGGGCAGCCTGCGGGCGGCGGCGCGCCGCCTGGGCCTGTCGCAACCCGCCGTCACCCGGCTGGTGCGCGAGCTCGAGGTGGAGCTGTCGGCCAGCCTGTTCACGCGCACCACCGTCGGCGTGGCACCCACGGCGCAGGGCAAGGCGCTGCACGCGCGCGCGCTCGCCATCCAGCGCGAGATCGGCGCGGCGGTCGACGAGATCAACCAGCTGGGCGGCCATTTCACCGGCGAACTCAATGTGGGCGCCATGCCGCTGGCCGTGATGCTGCTGATGCCCGAGACCTTGCGCACTTTCAGCGCGGAGTTCCCGCAGGTGCAGATCCGGCTCAGCGAGGAACTGTATTTCTCGCAGTTGCAGAAGCTGCGCATGGACCAGATGGACGTGGCCGTCTGCACCATGCCCGAAGGCCTGCCGCTGGGCGAGTTCATCGTCGAGGAACTGATCACGACCTGCACCGTCGTCGTCGTGCGCCGCGGCAGCCCGCTGGCGCAGGCGAAGTCGCTCGGCGCCTTGGCGGGTGCGAAATGGGTCTACACCGGGCCCGCGGGCGCCTCGGGCTACGCCCAGCTCTTCTTCGCCCAGCATGGCCTGCCGGCGCCGCCGGTGGGTGCCGTGGTGAACTCGACGCTGGGCTTGCTGGCGCTGGTGGGCGGTGGCGATTTCGTCGGGCTGATGCCGCGCCACCTCATCGGCGACCGTATGTTCGAACACCTGCTGGAAGTCGTGCCCCTGAAGGAAGCGGGCGTACCGATGAAGGTTTGCGCGATCGCGCGCAACGACGCCTCGGTGTCACCGGTGGTCCGGCATTTCATGGCCCATCTGCACCGCGCTGCGCATCAACTGGCGCAGCCGAGGCCTGCGATCTAG
- the otnI gene encoding 2-oxo-tetronate isomerase, translating to MPRFAANLSMMYNDVPFLDRFEAAAKDGFKAVEFLFPYAWPAEDIAARLQHHGLELALFNMPPGGTDAASIDKAWNSGVRGTTALPGHEAEFRQGVALALAYQRLLKSPRIHLMAGLIGAEPEMMRATYIANLRWAAAEAAQQGVDVLIEPINTRDIPGFFLNRQDQAHLIVHEVGAANLKVQMDLYHCQIVEGDVAMKIRQYVPTGHVGHIQIAGVPERHEPDTGEVHYPYLFDVLDEVGYTGWIGCEYRPRRGGEPGGTSAGLGWVQPYLKRP from the coding sequence ATGCCCAGATTCGCCGCCAACCTGTCGATGATGTACAACGACGTGCCGTTCCTCGATCGTTTCGAGGCGGCCGCGAAAGACGGCTTCAAGGCCGTCGAATTCCTGTTCCCCTACGCCTGGCCGGCCGAGGACATCGCCGCCCGGTTGCAGCACCACGGCCTGGAACTTGCGCTGTTCAACATGCCGCCGGGCGGCACCGACGCGGCGTCCATCGACAAGGCCTGGAACAGCGGCGTGCGCGGCACCACCGCCCTGCCCGGGCACGAGGCCGAGTTCCGCCAGGGCGTGGCGCTGGCCCTGGCCTACCAGCGGCTGCTGAAATCGCCGCGCATCCACCTGATGGCCGGCCTGATCGGCGCGGAGCCCGAGATGATGCGCGCCACCTACATCGCCAACCTGCGCTGGGCCGCCGCCGAGGCCGCGCAGCAGGGCGTGGATGTGCTCATCGAGCCGATCAACACGCGCGACATCCCCGGCTTCTTCCTGAACCGGCAGGACCAGGCGCACCTGATCGTGCACGAGGTCGGCGCGGCCAACCTCAAGGTGCAGATGGACCTGTACCACTGCCAGATCGTCGAAGGCGACGTGGCCATGAAGATCCGCCAGTACGTGCCCACCGGCCACGTCGGCCACATCCAGATCGCCGGCGTGCCCGAGCGCCACGAGCCCGATACCGGCGAGGTCCACTACCCCTATCTGTTCGATGTGCTGGACGAGGTCGGCTACACCGGCTGGATCGGCTGCGAATACCGGCCGCGGCGCGGCGGCGAGCCGGGCGGCACGTCGGCGGGGCTGGGCTGGGTGCAGCCCTACCTGAAGAGGCCCTAG
- a CDS encoding ABC transporter substrate-binding protein — protein sequence MKNQINRRTVLQASAGATALSAVPTVFGQAGFDWKRYSGQTIEVHLIKSPRGELLQKHQKEFEDMTGIKVGAEQVPEQQSRQKTVIEFNSGKTSFDVVHLSYHVQKSQFAKGKWMEDLRPLIASGAPADFDVKDFSAGGMFYATQADGRIDSLPFNLDPWILYWNKELFAAKGVAYPKNFAEIMAAAKKLHDPATGVVGFVGRGLKNANVPLWTGFFLGYGGQFFDANGKLATETPEAIASATMYRDLLKNTGPAGVAGYNWNEAQSLFLQGKAAMWIDGSGFAPPLEDASKSKVKGKVGYGVMPPGPKAQVSATFGDGIGVSAYTNKKGPAWYYIMWATGKAMQARMLATGSGAPVRLSAYSNAEAIANLTVPPEWLTAVAESLKIARPGLPIIEPVTEFRDTYGIALNNMLTGNDVGAELKKATTEFAPVLAKAS from the coding sequence ATGAAGAACCAGATCAACCGCCGCACCGTCCTGCAGGCGAGCGCGGGCGCCACGGCCCTGTCGGCCGTGCCCACCGTGTTCGGCCAGGCGGGCTTCGACTGGAAGCGCTACAGCGGCCAGACCATCGAAGTCCATCTGATCAAGAGCCCGCGCGGCGAGCTGCTGCAGAAGCACCAGAAGGAATTCGAGGACATGACCGGCATCAAGGTCGGTGCCGAGCAGGTGCCCGAGCAGCAGTCGCGCCAGAAGACGGTGATCGAGTTCAACTCGGGCAAGACCAGCTTCGACGTGGTGCACCTGAGCTACCACGTGCAGAAGAGCCAGTTCGCCAAGGGCAAGTGGATGGAGGATCTGCGCCCGCTGATCGCCTCGGGTGCGCCCGCGGATTTCGACGTGAAGGATTTTTCGGCTGGCGGCATGTTCTACGCCACGCAGGCCGACGGCCGCATCGACAGCCTGCCATTCAACCTGGACCCGTGGATCCTGTACTGGAACAAGGAACTGTTCGCCGCCAAGGGCGTGGCCTATCCGAAGAACTTCGCCGAAATCATGGCCGCGGCCAAGAAGCTGCACGACCCGGCCACCGGCGTGGTCGGCTTCGTGGGACGCGGGCTGAAGAACGCCAACGTGCCGCTGTGGACCGGTTTCTTCCTCGGCTATGGCGGCCAGTTCTTCGATGCCAACGGCAAGCTCGCCACGGAGACACCGGAGGCCATCGCCTCGGCCACGATGTACCGTGACCTGCTGAAGAACACCGGCCCGGCCGGCGTGGCGGGCTACAACTGGAACGAAGCCCAAAGCCTGTTCCTGCAAGGCAAGGCGGCGATGTGGATCGACGGCTCGGGCTTCGCGCCACCGCTGGAAGATGCCTCCAAGTCCAAGGTCAAGGGCAAGGTCGGCTACGGCGTGATGCCGCCCGGTCCGAAGGCCCAGGTGTCGGCCACCTTCGGCGATGGCATCGGCGTCTCGGCCTATACGAACAAGAAGGGCCCGGCCTGGTACTACATCATGTGGGCCACGGGCAAGGCCATGCAGGCGCGCATGCTGGCCACGGGCTCGGGGGCGCCTGTGCGTCTGTCGGCCTATTCCAACGCCGAAGCCATCGCCAACCTGACGGTGCCGCCGGAATGGCTGACGGCCGTGGCCGAATCGCTGAAGATCGCCCGGCCCGGCCTGCCGATCATCGAGCCCGTGACCGAGTTCCGCGACACCTATGGCATCGCACTGAACAACATGTTGACCGGCAACGACGTGGGTGCCGAGCTGAAGAAGGCCACCACGGAATTCGCGCCGGTGCTGGCCAAGGCCAGCTGA
- a CDS encoding aldolase, with product MTESQAREEICRIGASLFARGYVHATAGNISVRLDDGFLITPTDACLGQLDPARLAWLDANTQQLGGDKASKTIALHAGIYSAAGQFDAKTRCVIHTHSTHCVALSLRVAGAELLPALTPYFVMKVGHVPLIPYHRPGDPAAAALVAQAIARYGAEGTPIRAVMLARLGPNVWHDSPAAAMATLEELEETARLMQLCPAATPSLTEAQIAELRATFGARW from the coding sequence ATGACCGAATCCCAGGCCCGCGAGGAAATCTGCCGCATCGGCGCGAGCCTGTTCGCGCGTGGCTATGTGCATGCCACGGCGGGCAACATCAGCGTGCGGCTCGACGACGGCTTTCTCATCACGCCCACCGACGCCTGCCTGGGGCAGCTCGACCCGGCGCGGCTCGCGTGGCTCGATGCCAACACGCAGCAGCTCGGTGGCGACAAAGCTAGCAAAACCATAGCGCTCCACGCAGGCATCTACAGCGCTGCGGGCCAATTTGATGCCAAAACCCGCTGTGTCATCCACACGCACAGCACCCATTGCGTGGCGCTGAGCCTCCGGGTGGCAGGCGCGGAACTGCTGCCCGCGCTCACGCCCTACTTCGTGATGAAGGTCGGCCATGTGCCGCTGATTCCCTACCACCGGCCCGGCGACCCGGCCGCGGCCGCGCTGGTGGCGCAGGCCATCGCGCGTTATGGCGCAGAAGGCACGCCGATCCGTGCCGTGATGCTGGCGCGGCTCGGCCCGAACGTGTGGCACGACAGCCCCGCGGCCGCCATGGCCACGCTCGAGGAACTCGAGGAAACGGCACGGCTGATGCAGCTTTGCCCGGCGGCCACGCCATCTTTGACCGAAGCACAGATCGCAGAACTGCGCGCCACTTTCGGCGCGCGCTGGTAA